From the genome of Monomorium pharaonis isolate MP-MQ-018 unplaced genomic scaffold, ASM1337386v2 scaffold_232, whole genome shotgun sequence, one region includes:
- the LOC118644204 gene encoding CCAAT/enhancer-binding protein gamma-like isoform X3 codes for MAPKNKENSRRKKQIQEDEDDEDYRKRRDRNNQAVKRSRVKSKLRTQQTLERVNQLKTENELLEEKIKMLTKELGFLKDLFIAHAGSSQNISLQNVDLNAILADEKPTEDTLKASTTKL; via the exons ATGGCgccaaaaaataaagaaaacagtAGACGAAAGAAGCAAATACAGGAAGACGAGGATGATGAAGATTATCGAAAGCGACGGGATCGGAATAACCAG GCTGTGAAACGATCCAGAGTGAAGAGCAAATTACGCACGCAGCAAACCTTGGAACGAGTAAATCAACTAAAAACGGAAAACGAATTGTTAGAGGAAAAGATTAAGATGCTTACCAAGGAACTTGGATTTCTCAAGGATCTCTTTATTGCACATGCAG gTAGCAGTCAAAACATCTCCCTCCAAAATGTCGACCTAAACGCTATCCTAGCGGATGAAAAACCTACGGAAGATACGCTAAAGGCGAGCACCACTAAGCTGTAG
- the LOC118644204 gene encoding CCAAT/enhancer-binding protein alpha-like isoform X1, whose protein sequence is MLKTLTLRESALIAARYLIPSRFPPPPPPPTPHSISLYLRRSTTCVPSRSKQQTDMTGDFTPRRIITRAFHERNEREKTAHDEDEMQPTYGFHDDGVTFAELGGGIPMAPKNKENSRRKKQIQEDEDDEDYRKRRDRNNQAVKRSRVKSKLRTQQTLERVNQLKTENELLEEKIKMLTKELGFLKDLFIAHAGSSQNISLQNVDLNAILADEKPTEDTLKASTTKL, encoded by the exons ATGCTGAAAACATTGACCCTGAGAGAGAGCGCGCTAATTGCCGCGCGCTATCTCATTCCCTCTCGTTTTCCTCCTCCCCCGCCTCCCCCAACCCCGCACTCCATCTCACTCTATCTACGTCGCTCAACTACGTGCGTTCCATCGCGAAGTAAACAACAAACCGATATGACAGGCGACTTTACGCCCAGACGTATTATCACGCGCGCATTTCACGAGAGgaacgaaagagagaaaaccgCACACGACGAAGACGAGATGCAACCGACGTACGGATTCCACGACGATGGTGTCACGTTCGCGGAGCTCGGTGGTGGAATCCCG ATGGCgccaaaaaataaagaaaacagtAGACGAAAGAAGCAAATACAGGAAGACGAGGATGATGAAGATTATCGAAAGCGACGGGATCGGAATAACCAG GCTGTGAAACGATCCAGAGTGAAGAGCAAATTACGCACGCAGCAAACCTTGGAACGAGTAAATCAACTAAAAACGGAAAACGAATTGTTAGAGGAAAAGATTAAGATGCTTACCAAGGAACTTGGATTTCTCAAGGATCTCTTTATTGCACATGCAG gTAGCAGTCAAAACATCTCCCTCCAAAATGTCGACCTAAACGCTATCCTAGCGGATGAAAAACCTACGGAAGATACGCTAAAGGCGAGCACCACTAAGCTGTAG
- the LOC118648144 gene encoding uncharacterized protein LOC118648144 produces MPIASDRTSCLSVYILWMNSQLKTGVTKNSVPRLTRRHVECDSLEIRDLVSRHNEISRFFESRSPCTLTRRCQGRFLNGGDFKDLLGKYGAQTGVYATLAQS; encoded by the exons ATGCCAATTGCGTCTGATCGAACGTCATGTTTatctgtttatattttatggatGAATTCGCAATTGAAAACTGGCGTGACG AAAAATAGCGTTCCAAGATTAACGAGACGTCATGTCGAGTGCGATTCGCTGGAAATTCGAGATCTCGTGTCGCGTCACAATGAAATCTCGCGGTTTTTCGAATCGAGGTCTCCATGCACGCTGACACGAAGATGTCAGGGCCGGTTTCTTAATGGTGGCGACTTCAAGGACTTATTGGGTAAATACGGAGCACAAACTGGCGTTTACGCGACGCTGGCACAAAGTTAA
- the LOC118644204 gene encoding CCAAT/enhancer-binding protein alpha-like isoform X2 yields the protein MLKTLTLRESALIAARYLIPSRFPPPPPPPTPHSISLYLRRSTTCVPSRSKQQTDMTGDFTPRRIITRAFHERNEREKTAHDEDEMQPTYGFHDDGVTFAELGGGIPMAPKNKENSRRKKQIQEDEDDEDYRKRRDRNNQAVKRSRVKSKLRTQQTLERVNQLKTENELLEEKIKMLTKELGFLKDLFIAHAAVKTSPSKMST from the exons ATGCTGAAAACATTGACCCTGAGAGAGAGCGCGCTAATTGCCGCGCGCTATCTCATTCCCTCTCGTTTTCCTCCTCCCCCGCCTCCCCCAACCCCGCACTCCATCTCACTCTATCTACGTCGCTCAACTACGTGCGTTCCATCGCGAAGTAAACAACAAACCGATATGACAGGCGACTTTACGCCCAGACGTATTATCACGCGCGCATTTCACGAGAGgaacgaaagagagaaaaccgCACACGACGAAGACGAGATGCAACCGACGTACGGATTCCACGACGATGGTGTCACGTTCGCGGAGCTCGGTGGTGGAATCCCG ATGGCgccaaaaaataaagaaaacagtAGACGAAAGAAGCAAATACAGGAAGACGAGGATGATGAAGATTATCGAAAGCGACGGGATCGGAATAACCAG GCTGTGAAACGATCCAGAGTGAAGAGCAAATTACGCACGCAGCAAACCTTGGAACGAGTAAATCAACTAAAAACGGAAAACGAATTGTTAGAGGAAAAGATTAAGATGCTTACCAAGGAACTTGGATTTCTCAAGGATCTCTTTATTGCACATGCAG CAGTCAAAACATCTCCCTCCAAAATGTCGACCTAA